The Numida meleagris isolate 19003 breed g44 Domestic line chromosome 17, NumMel1.0, whole genome shotgun sequence genomic interval ACGCCactaaaacacagaaggaaCCCACTATGAGGACTTGAGCAGCCACATTTCAAACAAATGAGGCAAAACCTCTAGCATGTGAGCACCCAGAGATCTTCAGGAACGTCCCAAATTCCTGGCCAGATGGGAAAACTTCCCCTGGAGCTGCATCTGGGCTTTCTCCAGGGAGGTACCAGCCCCAGCATCAGCACCATTCCTCAATCATCGCAGTCACTGCTGTCCCCACTATGAGTCTCTCTtgaccagcagcagccaagggagCACGGCTGCCAGCAGGGCCACAGTGAGGATGAGCAGCACGGCCAGCGCAATGGGCgactggcagcactgcagccccagggctgagctggaggaCACAGTGCTCCGCGTCTCTGCCTGGCTTTCTCTCCCCAGGGAGGAGCAGTCCGTGTCCACCAGCGGCATCCCATGCCTGCTGATGACGAAGATGTGGGCTCCGCGTGCCAGCTCTCCCTGCGCACCCGAAGGGCTGCACCGCTCCAAGCTCTGCACCGGCGTCACAAAGTGGCTGGGCACCACCAGGGCGTTGCTGCTCTCCAGTTTGGTCAGCTGGGATAAGGAAGAAGGTGACAGGGGCATTTCCAGAGTCCGCGGGTTGGTCAGCCACAGCGCCTTCTTCTTGCTGAGGAAGGTGACGTAGCGGCAGATGGGGCAGATGATGCTGCTCTGGATGTGGCCATCCAGCTTGGTGGAGAGCAGGCACTTCACCAGGCAGTCGTGGCAGAAGGCGTGCCCGCAGCTGAGCTGGCGGTGTGTGTGCTCCAGGGGGTGGAACTTCTCGTAGCAGACGGGGCACTCAGCTGGGGCCCCCTCCTTGCTGGGTGAGGTCTCAGCCATCCCTGCACTGCAGACCACGGGCGCTTCCCAGCTGTGAGCAGGGATACAGGGTTTTATAAGGGTTGCAATGGTTAGCGTGCACTGCTGGAGCACAGTGCGTGCCTGTTAGTCACAGCGCTGCCCCACTGCCCAGCGTGTCCCCTGCACTGCcctggggcacagtggggtgcagggacaatggggacacccAGACCCAGAGCCCTGCATGGGCTTGGTCTGAAGCACTTCTCAGGGCAGGGAGCATtcagggaagggagaagggagaagggagaagggagaagggagaagggagaagggagaagggagaagggagaagggagaaggagaaggagaaggagaaggagaaggagaaggagaaggagaaggagaaggagaaggagaaggagaaggagaaggagaaggagaaggagaNagaaggagaaggagaaggagaaggagaaggagaaggagaaggagaaggagaaggagaaggagaaggagaaggagaaggagaaggagaaggagaagggaggagggaCGTTCAGATCCAAGAATGGATTAGCAGCTGGAGTTCCATAAAGAAGGCAGGTTCTCCAGACTATGCTGTGCTTTCAGATCCAATCTGCACCCCTATCTGCATGCCATCAGTGCACCCCTGGGTGATCTTGCAGCTGTTTTTAGGGGTTTTGCCATCCCTCCTTGCTGCTGGAGACATGGGCATGGCAGCCCAGGAGCCATCCCCTTCACTGGGACGGCCGCACCAACACAAGGAGCCATCCCTTACAAGAGGAGGGACCCAACTCCTGCTCTGGTTTAGTGATTTGCTGCTCCCTACAGAGCCACAGGATCCCCTCACCCCGTGCCCCAGAGCCCCCCTACCTGCTGCAGGGCCCCAGGGCAGGGTCCTCTCCATCCgctttgctgctgttcccagcactgagcaccgTCCGGGCTGGGGAGCGGGGTGCCTATATAACAGCAAGGTGGTGGCTGCACGTTTCATGTGAGCGCGTTGCGTAAAGGCAGGAGCGGGGACAGGGCAGCTCCCGGGGTGTGAATGCAGAGGAACCCGTTCAGGTTTTAAAGCCTGAACCCTGCCAGGGAGTGGGTGTGGAGCCGGCATCAAGCGTCACAGGGCAGGGAGAGGTGGCACGGTGCTGCCTGCTGGCCTCTGTGTAATGGGTGCCTAGGGTCAATCCCTGCTGAGACTGGGCTGCTGGTCCCCAAACACAGCAGGGCCCCATGCCAGGGAcaggctcagctctgtgcacaaCCACACATCACCGCTCCCCATGCCACGCTGGTCTCATCTCTGTGCTTGTCCACTTGTGGGCTAGAATCCTGCACAGAGAAGGCTTCCTGTGGCTTTGCCCCTTGTCTCAGGGTGCTGCCATTCCTCCCCTGACCTCCAGAGCCTTCCAGAAGCTGTTTGCAAGTGGATCGTTCCTGCCACCACCCCGGATCCCTCCAGCATCCTCAGCCCAGCCAGTGGCTTCAGGGTGATCAAAGGGGCTCCAGGGAACCCCTATGCCCTGGGGGGCCTGCAGTCTCCATCATAGGTTAGGAGAAACCTGGAATCAAGTGGGGATCTCACGTGGGTGCAGAGATGCTCTGCAGAACCATTCCTGGTCCTGTGCTCCACCAGCCTCAAGAAGGTGCCCAGGGATCTCCAGGATCTATGGGGCAAGAAAAGTGGACAAGGGTGTTAAGGCACCCCTGGCACCCAGCACTCAACAGACGGGTCCCCGCAGTCACTGCATGGGCAGCAGTGGTGTTTTTGAGCCCTGGCAGGCGTGGGCAGTGGTATCACCACCCGTGGGCGCAGTGGTTACGTCACAGGGTTGGTTTCTGGAAGAAAAGGGGTGGGTGCAACCTTGCCAGGACATCCCATGCTGTGAGGCAGCTGCCAAAATGCAGAGAGCACTCGTGTGGTGTTTGTACCAAGAAGACCTCTATGCCATGAAATCCCACCACAAGGAGACCCAGAGCcgctcctctgctccagcaccactCCTCTCACTACCCTGGTTTTATGGCATGATCAGAAATTGAAGCTGAGAACTCTCCAGACTGACCCAGGGATGAGGTCCCA includes:
- the RNF222 gene encoding RING finger protein 222, encoding MAETSPSKEGAPAECPVCYEKFHPLEHTHRQLSCGHAFCHDCLVKCLLSTKLDGHIQSSIICPICRYVTFLSKKKALWLTNPRTLEMPLSPSSLSQLTKLESSNALVVPSHFVTPVQSLERCSPSGAQGELARGAHIFVISRHGMPLVDTDCSSLGRESQAETRSTVSSSSALGLQCCQSPIALAVLLILTVALLAAVLPWLLLVKRDS